A genomic window from Candidatus Thiocaldithrix dubininis includes:
- a CDS encoding ferritin-like domain-containing protein, translating to MQNLYSAAYACLMQTDIEQKLQGATALYAAWQAGDLIRESTLDAVQTVAVPGRPAQPELVHHRQVKQRNIGSDAGKKALLHAVAHIEFNAINLALDAVYRFRDMPHAYYGDWLQVAAEEAYHFDLVRQRLAVFDCQYGDLPAHNGLWEHALKTDYDAMVRMALVPRVLEARGLDVTPPMMQRLTEVGDLETVAVLEIILRDEIGHVRIGSRWFRYLCEQRGLEPEATFRRLLIEVLQSPVRSPFYTEGRLQAGFTAFELEQLLELERKWVQEISL from the coding sequence ATGCAAAATTTATATAGCGCGGCTTATGCCTGTTTAATGCAAACCGATATAGAACAAAAACTACAAGGTGCCACTGCTTTATATGCAGCATGGCAAGCAGGCGATTTAATACGTGAATCCACATTAGACGCGGTGCAAACAGTCGCTGTACCGGGTAGACCGGCTCAACCTGAGTTAGTACATCATCGGCAAGTCAAGCAGCGCAATATTGGCAGCGATGCGGGTAAAAAAGCCTTATTACACGCAGTAGCGCATATTGAATTTAACGCGATTAATTTAGCCTTGGATGCCGTGTATCGGTTTCGTGATATGCCGCATGCTTATTATGGCGATTGGTTGCAAGTCGCGGCTGAAGAAGCCTATCACTTTGATTTGGTGCGGCAGCGTTTAGCAGTGTTTGATTGCCAATACGGTGATTTACCCGCACACAATGGTTTATGGGAACATGCCTTAAAAACCGATTATGACGCAATGGTACGCATGGCTTTAGTGCCGCGCGTATTAGAGGCGCGTGGTTTAGATGTCACACCGCCTATGATGCAGCGCCTAACCGAAGTGGGTGATTTAGAAACAGTAGCAGTATTAGAGATTATTTTACGCGATGAAATCGGACATGTACGGATTGGCTCACGTTGGTTTCGTTATCTTTGTGAACAACGCGGGCTAGAGCCAGAAGCTACCTTTCGTCGGTTATTAATCGAAGTATTACAATCACCTGTACGCAGCCCTTTTTATACCGAAGGGCGTCTACAAGCCGGTTTTACTGCGTTTGAGCTTGAACAATTATTAGAATTGGAACGGAAATGGGTGCAAGAAATAAGCTTATAG
- a CDS encoding transglycosylase SLT domain-containing protein, whose amino-acid sequence MLVRMSAANVFVVSAAVSLISLFGSSSAYAACDQYSPQELHALSTQYQYEIYNAARNQRINPNLIKAVITAESCFREGARSNKGAGGLMQLMPGTARRFGVTNRFDSVENIEGGARYLRWLLNRYGGSVTHAVAAYNAGEGRVDVYGTAVPFQETQTYTRRVLNAYNKLSGNYRPQPQRAQGVRAVYQPAVNRQVQQARPYLASYQRPAPAKAEVGYLPSGGFIQTRGVVATKAEMDACQVKSRTLYTATGFDTIQSVARKYGMDAKYLARLNGIGAPFQLERGQRLRVEICQRAGDNATASSSNKTIAQISSANQVQKDGRWGWEF is encoded by the coding sequence GTGTTAGTGAGAATGTCTGCCGCAAATGTGTTTGTGGTCTCTGCCGCTGTGTCGCTTATTAGCTTATTCGGTAGTTCATCAGCTTACGCAGCGTGTGATCAATATTCCCCACAAGAATTACATGCACTGTCCACCCAGTATCAATACGAAATTTACAACGCCGCGCGTAATCAGCGTATTAACCCCAATTTAATCAAGGCGGTTATTACGGCTGAAAGCTGTTTTCGGGAAGGTGCGCGCTCTAATAAAGGCGCTGGTGGTTTAATGCAATTAATGCCGGGTACAGCACGGCGTTTCGGTGTCACAAACCGCTTTGATAGTGTTGAAAATATTGAAGGGGGCGCACGTTATCTACGTTGGTTATTAAATCGCTATGGTGGTAGTGTGACTCATGCGGTTGCTGCGTATAATGCAGGTGAAGGGCGGGTAGATGTTTATGGCACAGCCGTACCTTTCCAAGAAACCCAAACTTATACCCGTCGTGTCCTGAATGCTTACAATAAGTTGTCTGGTAATTACCGCCCACAACCTCAACGTGCCCAAGGGGTAAGAGCAGTTTATCAGCCTGCGGTTAATCGTCAGGTGCAACAAGCCAGACCTTACCTTGCGTCTTATCAGCGTCCAGCGCCAGCAAAAGCCGAAGTCGGTTATTTACCCTCTGGTGGTTTTATTCAAACACGTGGTGTGGTAGCAACTAAAGCTGAAATGGATGCTTGCCAAGTGAAATCGCGTACTTTATATACAGCAACAGGCTTTGACACCATTCAAAGTGTGGCGCGTAAATACGGAATGGATGCGAAATATTTAGCACGTTTAAATGGTATTGGCGCGCCCTTCCAGTTAGAGCGTGGGCAACGTTTGCGGGTTGAAATTTGCCAACGAGCAGGTGATAACGCAACGGCATCCAGTAGCAATAAGACCATTGCACAAATTAGCAGCGCTAACCAAGTGCAAAAAGATGGTCGCTGGGGCTGGGAATTCTAA
- a CDS encoding SctK family type III secretion system sorting platform protein, translating to MDKELEQAIWKFNFRPDSYVHESWLKLMPEGEILAKLIQQPSNSRAYGNVAWYVLSRLGLADNVFFDFSKPLTRIVLWPSKDIEQLVLYIGAVFHAKLLSKIIQRDDLIKIQRLLGDELFSFMQQRAPAIGHKVSMTLALPSELSLKQRIILVGLLCLRAALHVYPDTVWKRLMFKLDRAWYVDWKQHAKLGSPFMEQADECSVLIQKVAIDIRMGVNRDGKILFG from the coding sequence ATGGATAAAGAACTAGAACAAGCAATTTGGAAATTTAATTTCAGACCCGATAGCTATGTGCATGAAAGTTGGCTGAAATTAATGCCCGAAGGGGAAATCTTAGCAAAACTTATTCAACAGCCTAGTAATAGCCGTGCTTACGGCAATGTCGCTTGGTATGTTTTGTCGCGTTTAGGCTTAGCGGATAATGTGTTTTTTGATTTTTCTAAACCTTTGACCCGTATTGTGTTATGGCCAAGTAAAGATATTGAACAATTGGTCTTATATATCGGTGCAGTTTTTCACGCCAAATTATTAAGTAAGATTATTCAGCGCGATGACTTAATCAAAATTCAGCGGTTGTTAGGGGATGAGTTGTTTAGCTTTATGCAACAGCGTGCGCCAGCGATTGGGCATAAAGTCAGTATGACGCTGGCGTTGCCAAGTGAATTAAGTTTAAAACAACGGATTATTTTGGTGGGCTTACTTTGTTTGCGAGCAGCATTACATGTTTACCCAGATACTGTGTGGAAACGTTTAATGTTTAAGCTGGATAGAGCTTGGTATGTGGATTGGAAACAACATGCTAAGTTGGGTTCTCCCTTTATGGAACAAGCAGATGAATGCTCTGTGTTAATCCAAAAGGTGGCCATTGACATTAGAATGGGGGTCAATCGTGACGGTAAGATTCTTTTCGGTTAA
- the sctL gene encoding type III secretion system stator protein SctL: MTVRFFSVKPLETQIRPGQKILKANDYEQLVEYGQFTQILEDRLKQREQAMSVELEHAVKRSETQGLERANQQATIKMVEFTHAMQRYIQALEPQLVELVSVAVRKVIQGFDDEERVRQAVLSGLEVVRGGNKLIVRVNPQLQPMVSEYLESVPHRFSGIEVVGDTQLSTDDCIVESDIGVVNSGLKSQLAAVDYALRQVAYGQSAE, from the coding sequence GTGACGGTAAGATTCTTTTCGGTTAAACCTTTGGAAACACAAATTCGTCCGGGGCAAAAGATTTTAAAAGCCAACGATTATGAACAGTTAGTCGAATACGGACAATTTACGCAAATCTTGGAAGATCGTTTAAAGCAACGTGAACAAGCCATGTCAGTAGAGCTTGAACACGCGGTGAAACGCAGTGAAACCCAAGGATTAGAGCGTGCTAATCAACAAGCGACGATTAAGATGGTTGAATTTACGCATGCAATGCAGCGCTATATTCAAGCGTTAGAACCGCAGTTAGTGGAATTGGTGTCAGTCGCAGTACGCAAGGTTATTCAAGGCTTTGATGATGAAGAACGCGTACGCCAAGCCGTCTTAAGTGGCTTAGAGGTTGTGCGGGGTGGCAATAAACTGATTGTACGTGTGAATCCGCAATTGCAACCTATGGTCAGTGAATATCTAGAATCTGTACCACATCGTTTCAGTGGAATTGAGGTGGTCGGGGATACCCAGTTAAGCACTGACGATTGTATTGTGGAATCGGATATTGGCGTAGTAAATTCAGGACTAAAAAGCCAATTGGCAGCGGTGGATTATGCACTTAGACAAGTGGCTTATGGGCAGTCTGCTGAATAA
- a CDS encoding YscO family type III secretion system apparatus protein, with the protein MNDLEKLKMLRNRRMEQQFIELQTQRQILDGWHNQIFSKQQQITEFKQWRIDYQDKLFHSLQDQPFNVQTMKSYHEKLNELEQEETRLHTELDSIRQGMRQAETVVEQARKKSSETILQLEKVKEIIQQTAHKPLV; encoded by the coding sequence ATGAATGATTTAGAAAAATTAAAGATGCTGCGCAATCGGCGGATGGAGCAGCAATTCATTGAATTACAAACCCAACGCCAGATTTTAGACGGTTGGCATAATCAAATTTTTAGCAAACAACAGCAAATTACTGAATTCAAACAGTGGCGTATTGATTATCAGGATAAGCTCTTTCATTCGCTGCAAGATCAGCCGTTTAATGTGCAGACGATGAAAAGTTATCATGAAAAATTAAATGAGCTTGAACAGGAAGAAACTCGCCTGCATACGGAGTTAGATAGTATTCGCCAAGGCATGCGGCAGGCGGAAACAGTGGTAGAACAGGCACGTAAAAAGTCCAGTGAAACCATTTTACAACTAGAAAAGGTTAAAGAAATTATTCAGCAGACTGCCCATAAGCCACTTGTCTAA
- the sctN gene encoding type III secretion system ATPase SctN codes for MDDNIQALLQNIKTPERMRAALETCQPLTLHGRIMQVTGTVVRAIVPRVKLGELCILRNAGESREIPAEVIGFEQNIALLAPIGDMHGVSAHTQVTATRKVLEVGVGEALRGCILDGIGRIQDNHNGAIPTLKQFYPIYANPPDPLSRRPVNHALSLGIRAMDGLITCGIGQRIGVFAGAGVGKSSLMSMLVKHAQVDVFVVALIGERGREVREFMEEALGEEGMAKTILTVATSDRPAIERLKAAYVATAVAEYFRDQGKNVLLLMDSLTRFARAQREIGLAAGEAPARRGYPPSVFSELPKLVERAGNSAHGSITAFYTILMEGDDMGDPIADEVRGLLDGHIILSRELASANHYPAIDVLASLSRIMPRLVTPEHRAAAAHLRNLLAKYKEVEFLVRVGEYKHGSDPLADEAIRKMPAIQQFLKQTAHDHTPFDAMVSHLIQLSV; via the coding sequence ATGGATGATAATATTCAAGCGCTGTTACAGAACATTAAAACACCTGAACGGATGCGCGCTGCCTTAGAAACCTGCCAACCGCTGACCTTACACGGGCGCATTATGCAAGTGACGGGTACAGTTGTGCGTGCTATTGTGCCAAGGGTTAAATTAGGCGAATTGTGTATTTTAAGAAATGCGGGCGAATCGCGTGAAATTCCCGCTGAAGTCATTGGTTTTGAACAAAATATTGCACTGCTTGCACCGATTGGCGATATGCACGGTGTATCCGCCCATACTCAAGTCACCGCCACTCGCAAAGTCCTAGAAGTGGGAGTGGGCGAAGCCTTACGCGGCTGTATTTTAGATGGGATTGGACGTATTCAGGACAATCATAATGGCGCAATTCCGACCTTAAAACAATTTTATCCCATTTATGCCAATCCACCCGACCCGTTATCACGCCGCCCTGTGAATCACGCGCTGTCGTTGGGCATTCGCGCAATGGACGGTTTAATAACCTGTGGCATTGGGCAACGCATTGGCGTATTTGCGGGTGCAGGTGTGGGCAAAAGTTCCCTCATGAGTATGTTAGTTAAACATGCGCAAGTGGATGTATTTGTCGTCGCCTTAATCGGTGAACGTGGACGCGAAGTACGCGAATTTATGGAAGAAGCTTTAGGCGAAGAAGGCATGGCTAAAACCATTCTAACCGTTGCCACTTCTGACCGTCCCGCCATTGAACGCTTAAAAGCGGCCTATGTCGCCACAGCGGTGGCCGAATATTTCCGAGATCAGGGCAAAAATGTGTTATTGCTGATGGATTCGTTAACACGTTTTGCCCGCGCCCAACGCGAAATTGGTTTAGCGGCAGGTGAAGCACCTGCCAGACGGGGTTATCCACCTTCTGTATTTTCCGAATTACCTAAACTGGTTGAACGGGCTGGCAATTCTGCGCATGGTTCTATTACTGCCTTTTATACAATTTTGATGGAAGGCGACGATATGGGTGACCCGATTGCGGATGAGGTACGCGGTTTATTAGACGGACATATTATTCTTTCGCGGGAACTCGCCTCTGCGAATCACTATCCTGCGATTGATGTGTTAGCCAGCTTAAGCCGGATTATGCCGCGCTTAGTTACGCCAGAACACCGTGCGGCTGCCGCTCATCTGCGTAATTTGCTAGCTAAATATAAAGAAGTAGAATTTTTAGTACGGGTGGGTGAATATAAACATGGTTCAGACCCCCTAGCTGATGAAGCCATTCGCAAAATGCCCGCAATCCAGCAATTTTTAAAACAAACGGCGCACGATCATACCCCTTTTGATGCAATGGTTTCACACTTGATCCAATTGAGTGTTTAG
- a CDS encoding FHIPEP family type III secretion protein, whose translation MAANSVQDLANRLTQRSDVALAFLLVSIIFMMILPMPTVVVDMLIGLNMGIAILLLMLSIYISSPIEFSSFPSVLMLTTLFRLSLAVATTRLILLQGDAGHIIQTFGEFVVGGNLVVGLVVFLIITIVQFIVITKGSERIAEVSARFSLDAMPGKQMSIDSDLRAGVITLAEARSRRSKLERESQLYGAMDGAMKFVKGDAIAGIIIIVVNILGGLIIGMTQRGMAAGDALQLYSILTIGDGLVSQIPALFISITAGIIVTRVRTDDESNLGAEIGQQLLGRPSALIAASGIVAGMGLVPGFPTMVFFFLSGLLGFTGYVLRKAQMKQDFADAEVITVIGQAPTASGIQVGTDNKMALEDMTPLAPVLVELPEQAKNLFSLEELDQEFTHVRRAFYQDLGVPLSGISLRISSQLEPDTYRISIRGIPVAIAKLSTNNTPATIDANADSSTALVNRPAQTNIQNIRMHLAYLLRKHAADFIGIQELHTLYSKMEQASYAELVREAQRAAPSTKSVDILRRLLSEGVSIRDLRQIMETLVEFGEAEKDTNMLTERVRMNLKRQISYSITNGQGILPVYMFAPETEKLLQGSIRQTPSGVFFALAPDISQRFAENLRNLEAQSRQDKTLPVRPVILTGLDLRRHVRKHIEAEFSDLPVLSMLELTPAVSLKPVGEIRLI comes from the coding sequence ATGGCGGCCAATTCTGTACAAGATTTAGCAAATCGACTCACCCAACGTAGTGACGTGGCACTAGCCTTTTTGCTAGTTTCTATCATCTTTATGATGATTTTGCCGATGCCAACGGTAGTGGTCGATATGTTGATTGGTCTCAACATGGGAATTGCTATCTTATTATTAATGTTGAGCATTTATATTTCCTCACCAATTGAATTCTCATCTTTTCCTTCAGTCTTAATGCTCACCACTCTATTCCGCTTATCATTAGCGGTTGCTACAACTCGCTTAATTTTATTACAAGGCGATGCGGGGCACATTATTCAGACCTTTGGTGAATTCGTAGTTGGCGGCAATTTAGTAGTCGGCTTAGTGGTATTTCTAATTATCACCATCGTTCAATTTATAGTCATTACCAAAGGTTCAGAACGGATTGCCGAAGTCAGTGCACGTTTCTCGTTAGATGCCATGCCCGGCAAACAAATGAGCATTGACAGCGACTTACGCGCAGGCGTTATTACTTTAGCGGAAGCTCGTTCACGTCGTTCTAAATTAGAACGTGAAAGCCAATTGTATGGCGCAATGGACGGTGCTATGAAATTCGTTAAGGGTGACGCGATTGCAGGCATTATTATCATTGTCGTCAATATTTTAGGCGGTTTAATTATTGGCATGACGCAACGCGGTATGGCGGCGGGGGATGCTTTACAACTGTATTCAATCTTGACCATTGGGGATGGATTGGTTTCACAAATTCCTGCGCTGTTTATCTCCATTACTGCCGGTATTATTGTTACACGGGTACGCACGGATGATGAAAGTAATCTTGGTGCAGAAATCGGACAACAACTATTAGGTCGCCCCAGTGCGTTGATTGCCGCCTCTGGCATTGTAGCCGGTATGGGTTTAGTGCCCGGATTCCCGACAATGGTATTTTTCTTTTTAAGCGGATTATTAGGGTTCACTGGTTATGTCTTAAGAAAAGCCCAGATGAAACAAGATTTTGCAGACGCTGAAGTCATTACTGTAATTGGGCAAGCACCGACCGCCAGCGGTATACAAGTGGGTACAGACAATAAAATGGCGCTAGAAGATATGACGCCTTTAGCGCCCGTCTTGGTTGAACTACCTGAACAAGCTAAAAATTTATTCTCGCTTGAAGAACTCGACCAAGAGTTTACCCATGTGCGCCGCGCTTTCTATCAAGATTTAGGTGTACCATTATCTGGCATTAGCTTACGGATTTCTTCACAACTTGAACCGGATACCTATCGTATCTCCATTCGCGGTATTCCCGTGGCAATTGCTAAGTTAAGCACTAATAATACGCCAGCGACGATTGATGCAAATGCGGATTCGTCTACAGCATTAGTCAATCGCCCAGCACAAACCAATATTCAAAATATCCGTATGCATTTGGCTTATTTATTACGTAAGCATGCGGCTGATTTTATTGGTATTCAAGAGTTGCATACGCTGTATAGCAAAATGGAGCAAGCCAGTTATGCTGAATTAGTACGCGAAGCGCAACGCGCCGCCCCTAGTACTAAATCCGTTGACATCTTACGGCGCTTACTCAGCGAAGGCGTGTCGATTCGGGACTTACGGCAAATTATGGAAACGTTAGTCGAGTTTGGTGAAGCTGAAAAAGACACGAATATGCTAACCGAGCGCGTGCGCATGAATCTTAAACGGCAAATTTCCTATAGCATTACTAATGGGCAAGGTATATTGCCGGTTTACATGTTTGCGCCTGAAACCGAAAAGCTGCTACAAGGCAGTATTCGACAAACGCCTTCCGGTGTATTTTTCGCACTTGCCCCTGACATTAGCCAACGTTTTGCGGAAAATTTACGCAACTTAGAAGCACAATCTCGCCAAGATAAAACGTTACCTGTGCGCCCAGTGATTTTAACTGGCTTAGATTTACGGCGGCATGTACGCAAACATATTGAAGCAGAATTTAGCGATTTACCCGTTTTGTCCATGTTGGAACTTACCCCAGCCGTATCCTTAAAACCTGTTGGCGAAATTCGCTTAATTTAA
- a CDS encoding NfeD family protein has translation MDSQANNNLSPSQQRLQNLKELFTGDNFKAQLHYYIFEASQALKQKNAQASKYNQRLTFYWQKWLGIGAAIAGVLMFLSPDTMLIWQLPLIALFVLLAPLFSDWAYAFKTAISEPPGKRFIGQVVTLTNPIVDGKTTIRLNNQNWSLSGQDCPAGSQVKIIGVNGRMLYSTPVAP, from the coding sequence ATGGATTCGCAAGCAAATAATAACTTATCTCCTTCTCAACAACGTCTCCAGAATTTAAAAGAACTATTTACTGGTGATAATTTTAAAGCACAGTTACATTATTATATTTTTGAAGCATCGCAAGCGTTAAAACAAAAAAATGCGCAAGCCAGTAAATATAATCAACGGCTAACTTTTTATTGGCAAAAATGGTTAGGGATTGGTGCAGCGATTGCGGGTGTCTTAATGTTTTTATCACCTGATACCATGCTTATTTGGCAATTGCCTTTAATTGCCTTATTTGTCTTGTTAGCACCTTTATTTTCAGACTGGGCTTACGCATTTAAAACGGCTATTTCCGAACCACCGGGCAAACGTTTTATCGGGCAAGTCGTAACGCTAACCAATCCCATTGTCGATGGCAAAACCACGATTCGCTTAAATAACCAAAACTGGTCTTTGTCTGGACAAGATTGTCCGGCTGGCAGTCAAGTGAAGATTATTGGGGTGAATGGGCGTATGCTTTATTCCACACCGGTAGCTCCATAA
- a CDS encoding EscU/YscU/HrcU family type III secretion system export apparatus switch protein, with amino-acid sequence MSDQSDKQEEATPRKLTEARKKGQVPRSSDVPTALSLVLVVLYFWLSWDWLKVQLKEMLEVIPYLVTIDFYQALSLVFDVIVKKAVFGIMLPFSLLMVLAGIIGNIMQFGFLLAFDPIIPKPERLNPAEGLKRIFSGKQVVQTLISLVKTLILAIILWIVIRWGIKEFLHPINQCNLPCAIDLTELLIKKLYLYVLPVLIILAVMDYAYQRMQFMKQQRMTKEEVKQEMKDMMGDPHIRGALSGLRKEISEQDIQKRIKTARLLVLDMGAAIALQYEAGVTPLPVIVAIGKGLMARKMVEIAQIENVPTIIDPTLAQLLLEEGKIDQYIPDSSIERVANAMRKTPKGQK; translated from the coding sequence ATGAGCGATCAAAGCGATAAGCAAGAAGAAGCCACCCCGCGAAAGCTCACGGAAGCTCGAAAAAAAGGACAAGTTCCCCGCAGTAGCGATGTTCCCACCGCCTTAAGTTTAGTGTTAGTTGTTTTGTATTTTTGGCTTTCATGGGATTGGCTCAAAGTCCAATTAAAAGAAATGTTGGAAGTCATTCCTTATTTAGTCACTATCGACTTTTATCAAGCCTTATCCTTGGTATTTGATGTTATTGTAAAAAAAGCCGTATTTGGCATTATGTTGCCTTTTTCATTACTAATGGTATTAGCGGGCATTATTGGTAACATTATGCAATTTGGCTTTTTATTAGCCTTTGATCCGATTATTCCTAAACCAGAGCGCCTCAACCCTGCTGAAGGCTTAAAACGGATTTTTTCAGGTAAGCAAGTGGTGCAAACCTTAATTTCACTGGTTAAAACTTTAATACTTGCAATTATTTTATGGATTGTGATTCGCTGGGGCATTAAAGAATTCTTGCACCCTATTAATCAATGTAACCTACCTTGTGCTATCGACCTAACCGAATTATTAATTAAAAAGCTCTATTTATATGTATTACCTGTTTTAATTATTTTAGCGGTTATGGATTATGCTTATCAACGTATGCAGTTTATGAAACAGCAACGGATGACTAAAGAAGAAGTTAAACAAGAAATGAAAGATATGATGGGCGATCCACATATACGTGGGGCATTATCTGGTTTAAGAAAGGAAATCTCTGAACAAGATATTCAAAAGCGCATTAAAACCGCTCGGCTACTGGTACTAGACATGGGTGCTGCGATTGCCCTACAGTACGAAGCAGGTGTAACCCCCTTGCCCGTTATTGTTGCTATTGGTAAAGGACTAATGGCACGCAAAATGGTTGAGATTGCGCAAATTGAAAATGTACCCACAATTATAGACCCGACATTAGCGCAACTATTATTGGAAGAAGGCAAAATTGACCAATATATTCCCGATTCCAGTATTGAACGGGTGGCCAACGCAATGCGTAAAACACCAAAAGGACAAAAATAA
- the sctT gene encoding type III secretion system export apparatus subunit SctT, producing MPIEIIQQGLVVWALTLTRTLIAFMVMPILAEPLVPSQLRNGIIMIVSMFLLPLTFPTLTANPITFEHALFLLIKEGIIGFTMGYVLSIPFWALKAAGFLIDMQRGAMSALIFSQQNQSMTTPIGNLFSMLLNVLMMTTGGFLLLLNVIFTSYQIWPIESFIPHINPLTIKFILGQFDSLMYTAILIAAPIMAILFLIDIGSGLVGRFLPQLNIFLQAMPIKSAVAFFLLILYLNFIADYIKDVFFKLAGNFSILESLLK from the coding sequence ATGCCAATTGAAATTATTCAACAAGGCTTAGTAGTTTGGGCATTAACCCTAACTCGGACACTAATTGCCTTCATGGTAATGCCAATTCTGGCAGAACCCTTAGTACCAAGCCAGTTGCGTAATGGCATTATCATGATTGTGTCCATGTTTTTACTACCTTTGACCTTTCCAACACTTACCGCAAACCCAATTACCTTTGAGCATGCCTTATTTTTATTAATTAAAGAAGGCATCATCGGTTTTACAATGGGCTACGTATTAAGTATACCGTTTTGGGCATTAAAGGCAGCCGGATTTTTAATTGATATGCAGCGTGGGGCTATGTCGGCTCTTATTTTCTCCCAACAAAATCAGAGTATGACAACCCCTATTGGCAACCTATTCAGCATGTTGCTGAATGTCTTAATGATGACTACTGGGGGCTTCCTATTACTTCTTAATGTTATTTTTACTAGTTACCAAATTTGGCCTATTGAAAGCTTTATTCCACATATTAATCCTCTCACTATTAAATTTATTTTAGGTCAGTTTGACTCTCTGATGTACACCGCCATTTTAATAGCCGCGCCTATTATGGCTATTTTATTCTTAATTGACATTGGTTCGGGGTTAGTAGGGCGCTTCTTGCCGCAATTGAATATATTTTTACAAGCGATGCCTATTAAAAGTGCAGTAGCCTTTTTCTTATTAATTTTGTACTTAAATTTTATTGCAGATTATATAAAAGATGTTTTCTTTAAATTAGCGGGTAATTTTAGCATCTTGGAGTCACTGCTAAAATGA
- the sctS gene encoding type III secretion system export apparatus subunit SctS encodes MNETQIMHYTIQAMQLVLYLSMPTIIITTLVGLLVGLFQALTSIQEQTLPHGFKLIAAVFAIAATVRWMGPELISFTQTLFDQIPSTHYR; translated from the coding sequence ATGAACGAGACCCAAATCATGCATTATACGATACAAGCTATGCAACTAGTTTTGTATCTGTCGATGCCTACTATTATTATTACAACCTTAGTGGGTCTCTTAGTAGGTTTATTCCAAGCCTTAACCTCTATACAAGAACAAACCTTACCTCACGGTTTTAAATTAATCGCCGCTGTATTTGCCATTGCGGCAACGGTACGCTGGATGGGACCTGAATTAATTAGCTTTACTCAGACCCTATTTGACCAAATCCCCAGCACTCATTATCGCTAA
- the sctR gene encoding type III secretion system export apparatus subunit SctR yields the protein MESLPNPIILAAGLTMLGLAPFLAIMVTSFVKIVVVMHLMRSALGLQQEPPNMAISGIAIILSIYIMAPVAMESYEIYKTHNVHLQDIGNPELVNALSESSNPLRKFLSKHSTEAERQFFIQTANKLWPEKYAKEMTNDHLLVLTPSFLVSELTTAFQIGFLLYLPFAIIDLIISNILISMGMIMVSPTTISMPFKLLLFVLIDGWSRLIHGLLLSY from the coding sequence ATGGAGAGCTTACCCAATCCTATAATCCTAGCCGCTGGCTTAACCATGCTGGGGTTAGCGCCATTTTTAGCCATTATGGTCACTTCTTTTGTAAAAATTGTGGTGGTTATGCATTTAATGCGTAGTGCACTGGGCTTACAACAAGAACCACCCAATATGGCTATTAGCGGTATTGCCATTATTTTATCCATCTACATCATGGCACCGGTGGCAATGGAAAGTTATGAAATCTATAAAACACACAATGTACACCTACAGGATATTGGCAATCCAGAATTGGTAAATGCCTTATCAGAAAGTAGTAATCCCTTACGCAAGTTTTTATCCAAACATTCTACTGAAGCAGAAAGGCAATTTTTTATCCAAACTGCCAATAAATTATGGCCGGAAAAATATGCTAAAGAGATGACAAACGATCATTTGTTAGTCTTAACTCCCTCTTTTTTAGTCAGTGAATTAACTACGGCTTTTCAAATAGGTTTTTTACTGTATTTACCCTTTGCTATTATCGACTTAATCATATCCAATATTTTAATTTCAATGGGTATGATTATGGTTTCACCCACGACTATTTCTATGCCATTTAAGTTATTACTATTTGTATTAATTGATGGCTGGTCGCGTTTAATCCACGGCTTATTATTGAGTTATTAG